Proteins encoded in a region of the Flavobacteriaceae bacterium HL-DH10 genome:
- a CDS encoding amidohydrolase family protein, giving the protein MKRKLRINGHSHLLPYPEEIPDFMQEKGIFWVDKDRKFMLQKDWSRPVTDSSFFLHEKLEWMDRYNIDHAVVLNLSQLYGNGLRVEEMKQALRFQNDFNARMQHENPSKFTCGFVVHPGFVRSACWEIERCVETHGMQLLCLPTHYMDTIGTWRCIFDEENEPIFELANKYNLAVEIHPYDGEKFIKLENTSWRFHLIWMLAQCADAYHFLTLNGYQEKYPNMRTCFAHGGQLAQINLGRRIQGFDGRPDLFEGKHHPRKAVGHKNIFFDTLVHDTGGLELLIKNQGSKQVIMGLDDPYPLGEMESSKQSSYPGKILDLAMKRKIINQTEYNAIWEDNVLQWLCGDDETAKQKLINRILS; this is encoded by the coding sequence ATGAAACGTAAACTTCGTATTAACGGCCATTCTCACTTACTACCATATCCTGAAGAGATACCTGATTTCATGCAAGAAAAAGGCATATTTTGGGTCGATAAAGACCGAAAATTTATGCTTCAAAAAGATTGGAGCAGACCCGTTACCGATTCTAGCTTCTTTCTACATGAAAAGTTAGAATGGATGGATCGTTACAACATTGACCATGCTGTGGTTTTAAACTTATCGCAACTATACGGCAATGGGCTACGTGTTGAAGAAATGAAACAAGCCTTACGCTTTCAAAACGATTTTAATGCACGTATGCAACATGAAAACCCTAGTAAATTTACATGTGGTTTTGTAGTGCACCCCGGTTTTGTACGTAGTGCTTGTTGGGAAATTGAACGCTGTGTTGAAACTCATGGTATGCAGCTTTTATGCTTACCAACACATTACATGGATACCATTGGTACTTGGCGTTGTATTTTTGATGAAGAAAACGAACCTATTTTTGAATTGGCCAATAAATATAATTTAGCTGTTGAAATTCATCCATATGATGGTGAAAAATTTATAAAACTAGAAAACACATCGTGGCGTTTTCATTTAATTTGGATGCTAGCACAATGTGCGGATGCTTATCATTTTTTAACTTTAAATGGATATCAAGAAAAATATCCGAATATGCGAACGTGTTTTGCCCATGGTGGACAATTAGCTCAAATAAATTTAGGACGACGTATTCAAGGTTTTGATGGCAGACCCGATTTATTTGAAGGTAAACACCACCCAAGAAAGGCTGTTGGACACAAAAATATTTTCTTTGACACCTTAGTACATGATACGGGTGGCTTAGAATTACTTATAAAAAACCAAGGCTCTAAGCAAGTCATTATGGGGCTTGATGATCCTTATCCGCTTGGTGAAATGGAAAGCAGTAAACAATCTTCTTACCCAGGAAAAATATTAGACTTAGCTATGAAGCGTAAAATTATAAACCAAACTGAATACAATGCTATTTGGGAGGATAATGTACTACAATGGCTTTGTGGCGATGATGAAACAGCAAAACAAAAACTAATTAATAGAATTTTATCTTAA
- a CDS encoding O-methyltransferase → MYFLPEDLDDYVVAHSEAEPELLQQLTRETYQKILQPIMLSGPYQGRVLSMISKLKNPKTILELGTFTGYATLCLAEGMQKDGEIHTIDVNEELVDFQRKYFDKSEYGHQIHQHLGSALDVIPKLDKTFDLVFIDADKPNYVNYFHAIIDKLNTGGIIISDNVLWHGKVIEVLDPKDKSTKAVLDYNTLLKEDPRIETVLLPIRDGLTVSRKR, encoded by the coding sequence ATGTACTTTTTACCAGAAGACTTAGACGATTATGTAGTAGCTCATTCTGAAGCTGAACCTGAATTGTTACAACAATTGACACGTGAAACCTATCAAAAAATATTGCAACCCATTATGCTTAGCGGTCCATATCAAGGTCGTGTATTAAGTATGATTTCTAAATTAAAAAACCCTAAAACTATTTTAGAACTAGGGACTTTTACGGGTTACGCTACCCTTTGTTTAGCAGAAGGCATGCAAAAAGATGGTGAAATACACACGATTGATGTGAATGAGGAATTGGTTGATTTTCAGCGTAAATATTTTGATAAATCTGAATATGGTCATCAAATTCATCAGCATTTAGGCAGTGCTTTAGATGTTATTCCTAAACTTGACAAAACGTTTGATTTAGTTTTTATTGATGCGGACAAACCTAATTATGTCAATTATTTTCATGCTATTATTGACAAACTAAATACTGGTGGTATTATTATATCTGACAATGTGTTGTGGCACGGGAAGGTTATTGAAGTTTTAGATCCCAAAGACAAATCGACTAAAGCAGTTTTAGACTACAATACACTTTTAAAAGAAGACCCTAGAATTGAAACGGTATTACTCCCAATAAGAGATGGTTTAACCGTTAGCAGAAAACGATAA
- a CDS encoding class I SAM-dependent methyltransferase, whose translation MDTNKKYFETNKATWNNKVKEHAKSDMYDLEAFKSGKISLMPYELDALRDVDGKSLLHLQCHFGQDTLSWSRMGAKCVGVDLSDEGIKLAQNLNDELQLDAKFVCCNVLDTSEFIKDTFDIVFTSYGVIGWLPDLKPWGKMISERLKKGGTFYMAEFHPIVWMFDYLDGKPIMKYGYMQDDVIYEEYEGTYANQDSKMVSREYGWNHGLGEVVSALTEAGLYIEFLNEYDVSPYNVLPDLIETENGMFVTKDKLYPLIFEIKATKF comes from the coding sequence ATGGATACGAACAAAAAATATTTTGAAACCAATAAAGCCACTTGGAATAATAAGGTGAAAGAACATGCAAAAAGCGATATGTATGATTTAGAAGCTTTTAAGAGCGGGAAAATATCTTTAATGCCTTATGAATTAGATGCTTTAAGAGATGTAGATGGAAAATCGTTATTGCATCTACAGTGTCATTTTGGGCAAGATACGTTGAGTTGGAGCAGGATGGGAGCAAAGTGTGTTGGGGTAGATTTGAGTGATGAAGGTATTAAATTGGCACAAAATTTAAATGATGAATTACAACTAGATGCTAAATTTGTGTGTTGTAATGTTTTAGATACTTCAGAGTTTATAAAGGATACTTTCGATATTGTTTTTACAAGTTACGGTGTTATTGGTTGGTTGCCCGATTTAAAACCTTGGGGTAAAATGATTTCAGAGCGATTGAAAAAAGGAGGCACGTTTTACATGGCAGAATTTCATCCTATAGTTTGGATGTTTGATTATTTAGATGGGAAGCCAATTATGAAATATGGCTATATGCAAGACGATGTTATTTATGAGGAATATGAAGGTACATATGCTAATCAAGACTCTAAAATGGTGAGTAGGGAATATGGTTGGAATCATGGCTTGGGTGAAGTCGTGTCTGCTTTAACCGAAGCTGGTTTATATATTGAGTTTTTAAATGAATATGATGTAAGCCCGTATAATGTTTTGCCAGATTTGATTGAAACTGAAAATGGCATGTTTGTTACAAAAGATAAATTGTATCCTTTGATTTTTGAGATAAAAGCGACTAAGTTTTAG
- a CDS encoding peptide-methionine (S)-S-oxide reductase — MTKKEQILSIETIYIAGGCLWGVQEFLKHLPGVLETQAGRANGFTKSTKTAYDGYAECVKTAFDSKIVSIEDLIHYFLEIIDPYSINQQGNDIGEKYRTGIYSDNQNHLLKAKNCIKKVEQTLNHKNKTIKKIAIEVLPLTNFIPSDAEHQDRLTLHPNDYSNCHIPLDLLHKYKKK; from the coding sequence ATGACAAAAAAAGAACAAATATTATCAATCGAAACGATATATATTGCAGGTGGCTGCCTTTGGGGCGTACAAGAGTTCTTAAAACACCTACCTGGGGTCCTTGAGACCCAAGCCGGCAGAGCTAATGGCTTTACAAAATCCACTAAAACAGCCTATGATGGCTATGCAGAATGTGTCAAAACAGCTTTTGACTCTAAGATTGTTTCAATTGAAGATTTAATTCATTACTTTTTAGAAATCATTGACCCTTATAGTATCAACCAACAAGGAAACGATATAGGAGAGAAATATCGAACAGGCATCTACAGCGATAACCAAAATCATCTGTTAAAGGCAAAAAATTGCATTAAGAAAGTAGAACAGACACTAAACCATAAAAATAAAACAATAAAAAAAATAGCTATTGAAGTACTTCCTTTAACAAATTTCATACCTAGTGATGCAGAACATCAAGATAGATTAACCTTACACCCCAATGACTACTCTAATTGCCATATTCCTTTAGACTTATTGCATAAGTATAAAAAAAAATAA
- the kynU gene encoding kynureninase, protein MSDYKLGLEYALQQDQNDDLKSYRNQFYIPKDKKGNDLIYMTGNSLGLQPKSTKYYVNQELEDWANLGVEGHLEAKNPWLSYHEFLTESMAKVVGAKPIEVVVMNTLTANLHFMMVSFYQPTKARYKILIESDAFPSDKYAVESQLRHHGFDDKAGLILWKPRKDEELLNYADLEAILEAQGDEIALIMIGGVNYYTGQYFDLKRITKLGHKHGCNVGFDCAHGAGNVALDLHDSGADFAVWCTYKYLNSGPGSLAGCFVHERHAYNKKLNRFTGWWSHNKQTRFNMRDEFDQLPGAEGWQLSNPPILSMAAIKASLDMFNDVGFENLIEKSKKLTGYFEFLLKQLGKDTIRIITPSNPEERGCQLSIQVKNADKTLHDKLTEVGVISDWREPDVIRCAPTPFYNSFEDVYRLVEKLKNILSPS, encoded by the coding sequence TTGTCCGACTATAAATTAGGTCTAGAGTACGCTTTGCAACAAGACCAAAACGATGACTTAAAATCGTATAGAAATCAATTTTATATTCCTAAAGATAAAAAAGGAAATGATTTGATATACATGACAGGGAACTCACTCGGTCTTCAGCCAAAATCAACAAAATATTACGTAAACCAAGAACTTGAAGATTGGGCAAATTTAGGTGTTGAAGGGCATCTAGAAGCTAAAAATCCATGGCTGTCTTATCATGAGTTTTTAACAGAAAGCATGGCAAAAGTTGTTGGAGCTAAACCCATTGAAGTTGTTGTAATGAATACACTTACAGCAAATTTACATTTTATGATGGTATCATTTTACCAACCAACCAAAGCACGCTATAAAATATTGATTGAAAGTGATGCGTTTCCATCTGACAAGTATGCTGTTGAATCTCAATTACGCCATCATGGGTTTGATGATAAAGCAGGATTAATTTTATGGAAACCTAGAAAGGACGAAGAATTATTAAATTACGCCGATTTAGAAGCTATTTTAGAAGCACAAGGCGACGAAATAGCGCTAATTATGATTGGTGGTGTAAACTATTACACAGGACAATATTTCGATTTAAAACGCATTACCAAACTTGGGCATAAACATGGCTGTAATGTTGGGTTTGATTGTGCACATGGCGCTGGTAATGTGGCACTAGATTTACACGATTCTGGAGCTGACTTTGCCGTTTGGTGCACATACAAATACCTAAATTCGGGTCCAGGAAGTTTAGCAGGTTGTTTTGTACATGAACGACACGCTTACAATAAAAAACTCAACCGATTTACAGGTTGGTGGAGCCACAACAAACAAACCCGTTTTAACATGCGTGATGAATTTGATCAATTGCCTGGTGCCGAAGGCTGGCAATTGAGTAATCCACCCATATTATCAATGGCTGCTATTAAAGCTTCTTTAGATATGTTTAACGATGTTGGTTTTGAAAACCTTATTGAAAAATCTAAAAAGCTAACTGGCTATTTCGAATTTCTTTTAAAACAATTAGGAAAAGATACTATTAGAATTATCACACCTAGTAACCCTGAAGAACGCGGTTGCCAGCTATCTATTCAAGTAAAAAATGCAGATAAAACATTGCATGATAAATTAACAGAAGTTGGTGTTATTAGCGACTGGAGAGAACCCGATGTGATACGCTGTGCGCCAACACCATTTTATAATTCGTTTGAGGATGTGTATCGATTGGTTGAAAAATTAAAAAATATATTAAGCCCATCCTAA
- a CDS encoding SDR family oxidoreductase, with the protein MKNKTVIITGASSGIGKEIAKYFIERESNVVMNSSNEENLRRAYKEFGSPSNAIYLAGDISKQDTGQKLVALALEKFNSIDVLINNAGVFAPKPFLEVEEKDLDLYWSVNLKGTYFTSQAVIPQMIKQQNGSIINIGTVLVEHAIDGFPATAPLTSKGAIHSLTRQLAAEFGKSNIKINTIAPGIIRSPLQGKIGIENADSLAGLHLLNRIGEATDIAEAAYYLATSNFTTGETINIAGGHTVGHAI; encoded by the coding sequence ATGAAAAACAAAACCGTAATCATTACAGGAGCATCCTCAGGAATTGGTAAAGAAATTGCAAAATATTTTATAGAACGAGAGAGTAATGTTGTAATGAACTCTTCAAATGAAGAAAATTTAAGAAGGGCTTACAAAGAATTTGGTTCTCCCTCTAATGCTATTTACTTAGCCGGAGATATTAGCAAGCAAGATACTGGTCAAAAACTTGTTGCTCTGGCATTAGAAAAATTTAATTCTATAGATGTTTTAATCAATAATGCGGGAGTATTTGCTCCAAAACCCTTTTTAGAGGTTGAAGAAAAAGATTTAGACCTTTATTGGAGTGTAAACCTAAAGGGAACATATTTTACCTCTCAAGCAGTTATCCCTCAAATGATAAAACAACAAAATGGTTCTATAATAAACATAGGAACTGTATTGGTAGAACACGCCATAGATGGATTTCCAGCAACAGCGCCATTAACAAGTAAAGGTGCTATCCATTCTTTAACAAGACAATTAGCAGCTGAATTTGGTAAAAGCAATATTAAGATTAATACAATCGCTCCAGGAATTATCAGAAGTCCATTGCAAGGAAAAATAGGAATTGAGAATGCTGACAGTTTAGCTGGGTTACACTTGCTAAACAGAATTGGTGAAGCAACTGATATTGCAGAAGCAGCTTACTATTTGGCTACTTCAAATTTCACAACAGGAGAAACAATAAACATAGCAGGAGGTCATACAGTAGGTCACGCTATTTAA
- a CDS encoding EamA family transporter, which yields MKYLFGVTIIWAFSFSLIGVYLSGYVDAWFSVLMRIGIATLIFLPFLRLNKIKAETIYRLTSIGAVQLGLMYCFYFQSFRFLTVPEVLLFSVFTPIYITLLNDILSKQFHKGHLLTALIAVLGAVYIQYSSISENVFLGFLITQSANFCFAVGQVAYKYLLKSIPELESTPKHTIFGLFFIGAFIVSLIAFFIFGSTEKMPTTPVQWGILLYLGAVASGAGYFFWNQGVVKVNTGSLAIMNNALIPVGLIVNLLIWNKEADIKKILIGGSLIFASLALNEYISKRNKGISKSLLIRNVKAN from the coding sequence ATGAAGTATTTGTTTGGCGTTACTATTATCTGGGCTTTTTCGTTTAGCTTAATTGGTGTATATCTTTCTGGGTATGTTGATGCATGGTTTTCGGTATTGATGCGTATAGGTATCGCTACATTGATTTTTTTGCCTTTTTTAAGGCTTAATAAAATTAAAGCAGAAACAATTTACAGACTTACCTCAATTGGTGCGGTTCAATTGGGTTTGATGTATTGTTTTTACTTTCAATCGTTTAGGTTTCTTACTGTGCCTGAAGTGTTACTTTTTAGTGTATTTACACCAATTTACATTACTTTATTAAATGATATTTTAAGTAAGCAATTTCATAAAGGACACTTACTTACTGCTTTAATCGCTGTTCTAGGAGCTGTTTATATTCAATACTCAAGCATTAGTGAAAATGTATTTTTAGGTTTTTTGATCACGCAAAGTGCCAACTTTTGCTTTGCTGTTGGTCAAGTTGCTTACAAGTATTTATTAAAATCTATACCTGAATTAGAAAGTACACCAAAGCACACTATTTTTGGATTGTTTTTTATTGGTGCGTTTATAGTGTCGCTAATTGCTTTTTTCATTTTTGGCTCAACAGAAAAGATGCCAACCACACCAGTACAGTGGGGAATACTATTATACTTGGGAGCTGTGGCTTCAGGTGCTGGTTATTTTTTTTGGAACCAAGGTGTTGTTAAGGTAAATACAGGCTCGTTAGCGATTATGAACAATGCATTAATTCCAGTAGGATTAATTGTCAACCTTCTTATATGGAATAAAGAGGCAGATATTAAGAAGATTTTAATTGGTGGTAGTCTTATTTTCGCTTCCCTTGCGCTTAATGAATACATAAGTAAAAGAAATAAAGGAATATCTAAGTCTTTGTTAATTAGAAATGTAAAGGCTAATTAA
- a CDS encoding twin-arginine translocase TatA/TatE family subunit, producing the protein MIQQATFLFISGAEIAFILFIVIMVFGADKLPEIARGLGKGMRTLKDATNDIKHEITKTAENNGIDTSITSDVKKGLDKVKDDIEEFTGSVKRKF; encoded by the coding sequence GTGATACAACAAGCTACATTTTTGTTTATTAGTGGTGCCGAAATAGCATTTATACTTTTTATTGTTATTATGGTTTTTGGCGCTGATAAGTTGCCCGAGATAGCTCGTGGTTTGGGTAAAGGCATGCGCACACTTAAAGACGCTACTAATGATATTAAACACGAAATCACTAAAACAGCCGAAAATAATGGTATAGATACCAGTATTACTTCCGATGTTAAAAAAGGACTTGATAAGGTAAAAGACGATATTGAGGAATTTACAGGATCAGTAAAGCGAAAATTCTAA
- a CDS encoding (4Fe-4S)-binding protein, producing the protein MAKIKEYSNGEVTVVWEAEKCIHSAICVKGLPMVFRPKVRPWVRMDAASTEAIVNQVKSCPSGALSFYMNNRNDKTAEILETKVEVLENGPLLVYGTLSITHKDGSSETKNKTTAFCRCGLSSNKPFCDGAHVKHNFKG; encoded by the coding sequence ATGGCTAAGATTAAAGAGTATTCAAATGGCGAAGTAACTGTAGTATGGGAAGCTGAAAAGTGTATACATTCAGCAATATGTGTAAAAGGTCTTCCTATGGTTTTTAGACCAAAAGTTAGACCTTGGGTTAGAATGGATGCAGCCTCAACAGAGGCTATAGTAAATCAAGTAAAATCTTGCCCTTCTGGTGCATTAAGTTTTTATATGAATAATAGAAATGATAAAACTGCTGAAATTTTAGAAACTAAGGTTGAAGTATTAGAAAATGGTCCTTTATTAGTTTATGGTACATTGAGTATTACTCATAAAGATGGATCTTCAGAAACTAAAAATAAAACCACTGCTTTTTGTAGATGCGGATTATCTAGTAATAAGCCTTTTTGTGATGGGGCACATGTTAAACATAATTTTAAAGGCTGA
- a CDS encoding 3-hydroxyanthranilate 3,4-dioxygenase, translating into MSKLVSPLNFKAWIEENRHLLKPPVGNKVVWKDADFIVMVVGGPNNRKDYHYNETPEFFYQVEGDIILKIIDKGTPKDVHIKEGDIYLLPPKVPHSPQRGANTIGLVIEYKRPKGIRDALLWFCENCATKLYEEDFTLENIETDMPKIFDNYYSDKNKRSCPNCGLVMQPPKKVKIEQ; encoded by the coding sequence ATGAGTAAATTAGTGTCTCCTTTAAATTTTAAAGCTTGGATTGAAGAAAACAGACATCTTTTAAAACCGCCTGTTGGTAATAAAGTGGTTTGGAAAGATGCCGATTTTATTGTGATGGTTGTTGGCGGCCCAAACAACAGAAAAGATTATCATTATAATGAAACTCCTGAATTTTTCTATCAGGTTGAAGGCGATATAATTTTAAAAATCATTGATAAAGGCACACCTAAAGATGTTCATATTAAAGAAGGTGATATTTATTTATTACCACCTAAAGTACCGCATTCTCCACAACGTGGGGCAAACACAATTGGTTTAGTCATTGAATACAAACGCCCTAAAGGCATACGAGATGCATTACTTTGGTTTTGCGAAAATTGTGCTACAAAACTTTATGAAGAAGATTTTACGTTAGAAAACATTGAAACCGATATGCCTAAAATTTTCGATAATTATTACAGTGATAAAAACAAACGCAGTTGCCCAAACTGTGGTTTGGTGATGCAGCCACCAAAGAAGGTGAAGATTGAGCAATAA
- a CDS encoding 4-oxalocrotonate tautomerase family protein, giving the protein MPYINIRVTNEQVTQEQKRQLIEGATQLVVDILNKNPQTTHVIIDEVPIANWGVNGKQYLGTKK; this is encoded by the coding sequence ATGCCATACATTAACATTAGAGTTACTAATGAACAAGTAACACAAGAACAAAAACGTCAATTAATAGAAGGTGCTACACAACTAGTAGTTGACATACTCAACAAAAATCCACAAACAACCCATGTAATTATTGATGAAGTACCTATAGCAAATTGGGGAGTAAATGGGAAACAATATTTAGGAACTAAAAAATAA
- a CDS encoding DUF6090 family protein, which translates to MIKFFRKIRQDLLSKGKTGKYLKYAIGEIILVVIGILIALQINTWNENKKLDVIRHQYYGQLLDEFKEDTNYCNSIISIYNANILKYNNYRKSYKTPNLTVEEVAQNLLKLDFSYKNILFHTSTIQSLESTGDIKLIPPVIRNKILNLKRDKDRRVEVNKELITEYKERYRLASLLMGEDLFFLLKNQDELKKQIFSDNINSSKEIIKSLAAAQFTKNHNEKLIVMAFKELISEMKNIENLINDELDNK; encoded by the coding sequence ATGATAAAATTCTTTAGAAAAATTAGACAAGACTTACTTTCAAAAGGAAAAACTGGAAAGTATTTGAAATACGCCATTGGAGAAATTATACTTGTGGTCATTGGGATTTTAATTGCTCTACAGATTAATACTTGGAATGAAAACAAAAAACTAGATGTAATAAGGCATCAATATTATGGACAACTACTAGACGAATTTAAAGAAGATACTAATTATTGCAATAGCATCATTTCAATATACAACGCCAATATTTTAAAATACAACAATTATAGAAAAAGCTACAAAACGCCTAACTTAACAGTTGAAGAAGTTGCGCAAAATCTATTAAAATTAGATTTTAGTTATAAAAATATTCTTTTTCACACAAGCACTATTCAATCTCTTGAAAGTACTGGAGATATTAAATTAATTCCTCCAGTGATTCGAAACAAAATATTAAATTTAAAACGAGATAAAGACAGACGCGTTGAAGTTAACAAAGAACTCATTACAGAATATAAAGAAAGATATAGATTGGCTTCTTTACTTATGGGTGAAGATTTATTCTTTTTATTAAAAAATCAAGATGAATTAAAAAAGCAGATTTTTAGTGACAATATTAATTCTTCAAAAGAAATAATTAAATCCTTAGCAGCAGCTCAATTCACAAAAAACCATAATGAAAAATTAATTGTAATGGCATTTAAAGAATTAATAAGTGAAATGAAAAATATTGAAAATCTTATTAATGATGAACTCGATAATAAATAA
- a CDS encoding NAD(P)/FAD-dependent oxidoreductase — MEKQTKKVLSFGKDLGKAHQNILIIGAGLCGSLLALRLGQRGYNVSVYEMRPDLRKVDISAGRSINLAFSNRGNKAMKLVGIEDKVKALCIPMNGRMIHDKKGNTSLSNYSGQDYEYINSIARGDLNALLLDEAEKHENVNIYFNKKCKSVDFEKTTALFQDYQTKHEFIEDADVIIATDGAGSAMRKSYYLGKKFLFSFSQDYLTHGYKELSILPKANGDYKAYKNALHIWPRGSFMLIALPNLDGSFTVTLFLSYDEGEYNFNNLTTEVLVLEFFQKEFPDALAIMPNLIDDFFKNPTAPLGTIKCSPWHYKGNTLLMGDAAHAIVPFYGQGMNASFEDVVEFDNVLDQNLESWEATFTAYERARKKDTDAIADLAIDNFHEMKDHVVHPVFQEKRKLEMALEKEFPKEYASKYSLVTFNEDIGYQEAMLKGRAQDKAILNLLSDKLITVDGDLKTTLEKIKQETNAILEDDRIAGLK; from the coding sequence ATGGAAAAACAAACTAAAAAAGTCCTTTCCTTTGGAAAGGATTTAGGAAAGGCTCACCAAAACATACTCATTATAGGGGCAGGACTTTGTGGAAGCCTACTCGCTTTACGTTTAGGGCAACGTGGATACAATGTATCTGTTTACGAAATGCGCCCCGATTTGCGTAAAGTAGATATTAGCGCAGGACGTTCTATAAATTTAGCATTTTCTAATCGTGGCAATAAAGCCATGAAACTGGTTGGCATTGAAGATAAAGTAAAAGCACTCTGTATTCCCATGAACGGTCGTATGATTCATGATAAAAAAGGCAATACGTCCTTATCAAATTATAGCGGACAAGATTATGAATACATTAATTCTATTGCTCGTGGTGATCTTAACGCATTGTTATTAGATGAAGCTGAAAAACATGAAAACGTCAATATCTATTTCAATAAAAAATGCAAATCGGTTGATTTTGAAAAAACAACAGCTCTATTTCAAGATTACCAAACCAAACATGAATTTATTGAAGATGCCGATGTTATTATTGCTACGGATGGAGCAGGCTCTGCTATGCGGAAGAGCTACTATTTAGGCAAGAAATTCTTATTCAGCTTTTCGCAAGACTATTTAACACACGGTTATAAAGAACTCAGTATTTTACCAAAAGCAAATGGTGATTATAAAGCTTATAAAAACGCGCTTCATATTTGGCCTCGTGGATCTTTTATGCTTATCGCTTTACCAAATTTAGATGGAAGCTTTACGGTGACACTCTTTTTGAGTTATGATGAAGGCGAATACAATTTTAACAACCTAACTACAGAAGTTCTTGTTCTAGAATTTTTTCAAAAAGAATTTCCAGATGCTTTAGCAATAATGCCAAACTTAATTGACGATTTCTTTAAAAATCCCACCGCTCCATTAGGAACTATAAAATGTTCGCCTTGGCATTATAAAGGAAATACGCTTTTAATGGGAGACGCCGCTCATGCTATTGTACCTTTTTACGGACAAGGCATGAATGCTTCGTTTGAAGATGTTGTTGAGTTTGACAACGTATTAGACCAAAACCTTGAAAGCTGGGAAGCAACTTTTACAGCATATGAAAGAGCTCGAAAAAAAGATACCGATGCTATTGCCGATTTAGCTATTGACAATTTTCATGAAATGAAAGACCACGTAGTACATCCTGTTTTTCAAGAAAAACGCAAGTTAGAAATGGCTTTAGAAAAAGAATTTCCTAAGGAATATGCCTCAAAATATTCGCTAGTAACTTTTAATGAAGATATAGGCTACCAAGAAGCCATGCTAAAAGGTCGGGCACAAGACAAGGCTATTTTAAATCTATTATCAGATAAATTAATAACAGTAGATGGTGATTTAAAAACAACATTAGAAAAAATAAAACAAGAAACAAATGCTATTTTAGAAGATGATAGAATTGCTGGATTGAAATAA
- a CDS encoding nuclear transport factor 2 family protein, which translates to MYKESIKEIESIITNYFEGIFHGDVTKLKACFHENVAIYGDIKGVECLKSINEYLEGVKNRQSPKDLNETFKMKIIGIDILGKIAIAKLHVPMLGYNYYDYLSLAKVNDKWKIVNKLFTHEE; encoded by the coding sequence ATGTATAAAGAAAGTATAAAAGAAATAGAAAGTATAATCACTAATTATTTCGAAGGGATTTTTCACGGAGATGTAACTAAACTTAAAGCTTGTTTTCATGAAAATGTAGCTATCTATGGAGATATTAAAGGTGTTGAGTGTTTAAAAAGTATAAACGAATACCTTGAAGGAGTTAAAAACAGACAAAGCCCGAAAGATTTAAATGAGACTTTCAAAATGAAAATCATAGGTATAGATATACTGGGTAAAATCGCAATTGCCAAATTACATGTTCCCATGTTAGGGTATAATTATTATGACTACTTATCATTAGCTAAAGTTAATGATAAGTGGAAAATTGTAAATAAACTATTCACACATGAAGAATAA